In Debaryomyces hansenii CBS767 chromosome A complete sequence, a genomic segment contains:
- a CDS encoding DEHA2D16038p (weakly similar to uniprot|P42833 Saccharomyces cerevisiae YNL318C HXT14 Protein of unknown function with similarity to hexose transporter family members expression is induced by low levels of glucose and repressed by high levels of glucose) yields MNTTGDNEKSCERKNDDLETPKDDSMAPQVNYLNMSIFCIIIALCGLPVGWDIGTIGFIISTATFKETYGNSMEGEASISSLMVGIIISSFNLGCLIGCLGLSKLTSKIGFKGTIFTGNFIYLLGSVIQILSGWFQLNVWLMILGRVSCGICCGALCVLVPRYLNQLIIVPRKDMYLSFFQTSICMAILGGNLANFVLKHDYLKILSCQLSIVLMTSCLTVFLPESHHYYVSKNELDKAFQVVRRLHVKISDDQVIQFIDQVPIINTLPNGWIKDKKYYKPLIQCCVMMLFQQLTGINYFFYYGSIIFSSLAINTTIVSIIMSVVNLVGSLMSNIIIGKFGRIQLLLMIGSAIMSLLLTIYMILAYISTPGTLAGMVLITCLFIASFATTWGPIPGILVTRISCNSNDIIGLANCVNYIANCLITVITPIMISAVGFNFSLLFIISLILSVIYIYYMSSL; encoded by the coding sequence ATGAATACTACCGGAGACAATGAGAAAAGTTgtgaaagaaaaaatgaCGATTTAGAAACTCCCAAGGATGACAGTATGGCACCTCAGGTTAACTATTTGAATATGTCGATTTTCTGTATTATTATAGCATTGTGTGGACTTCCTGTGGGATGGGATATAGGGACGATTGGATTCATAATCAGCACAGCTACATTCAAAGAGACATATGGTAATTCGATGGAAGGTGAGGCAAGCATATCGTCCCTCATGGttggtattattatatcGAGCTTTAATTTGGGTTGTTTGATTGGGTGTTTGGGGTTAAGCAAATTAACTTCGAAGATTGGCTTCAAAGGTACCATATTTACAGGAAACTTTATCTATTTACTTGGAAGTGTTATTCAGATATTATCTGGATGGTTTCAATTGAACGTATGGTTAATGATTCTAGGGCGAGTTAGCTGTGGCATTTGTTGCGGAGCATTATGTGTTCTTGTACCCAGGTACTTGAATCAGCTAATAATTGTTCCAAGGAAAGATATGTACTTATCGTTTTTCCAGACTTCTATTTGTATGGCAATTCTTGGTGGAAACTTGGCTAATTTTGTGTTGAAAcatgattatttgaaaatattgtcATGCCAATTGTCGATTGTTCTTATGACTTCTTGTTTGACTGTTTTTCTTCCGGAATCTCACCATTATTACGTTTCGAAGAATGAACTTGATAAAGCATTTCAGGTAGTGAGGAGGCTTCATGTGAAAATTTCCGATGATCAAGTAATACAGTTCATTGACCAGGTGCCGATCATAAATACCCTTCCCAATGGATGGATCAAAGacaaaaaatattataaacCATTGATTCAATGCTGTGTCATGATGTTATTTCAACAGTTAACGGGAATTAACTACTTCTTCTATTATGGAAGTATTATTTTCAGCTCACTAGCCATAAATACGACGATAGTCAGCATAATCATGAGCGTTGTTAATTTGGTGGGCTCTTTAATGTCCAACATCATTATTGGTAAATTCGGAAGAATACAGCTTCTTCTCATGATCGGGTCGGCCATTATGAGTTTATTACTTACCATCTACATGATCTTGGCATACATATCTACGCCTGGTACATTAGCAGGCATGGTGCTAATTACCTGCCTTTTTATTGCATCTTTTGCAACTACTTGGGGGCCCATACCGGGAATTTTGGTCACCAGGATATCATGCAATAGTAATGATATAATTGGTCTAGCCAATTGTGTGAATTATATTGCGAATTGTCTCATTACTGTCATAACGCCCATAATGATTAGTGCCGTCGGGTTTAATTTTTCGCTCCTATTCATTATAAGCCTTATTTTACTGGTCATCTACATCTACTATATGTCAAGTTTATGA
- a CDS encoding DEHA2D16060p (weakly similar to CA5677|IPF1286 Candida albicans IPF1286 unknown function), producing the protein MSSNDGENSSNISNTEYNKNANPFYPSSYNYSYFVRFSNLPLDVNESHLRNLLDSIIMSNFDDNSPQLNQYKIVQFDNNNVHNDNQKCFAIIEISHWDFGVRLIEIMNGYEWLSKQLEAKIVPNDTYDNSSYASSDRNNSYYNGYYSNYAFTPVAPMNYNYMPSPQHSAQMYQAQHQNSYPNSYISRRSSKSSESRRNSRNSTSSSKPLPSFITNLVNENANDSDGSKSDVTNDGNLPSSSEFIVVKNDEGQSIKVNPCRLFIGNIPFSSTWTTLKNFLVSKCHEIEPKNNIQILRVEIPMQSLTSQYNSNTTPNSGLNVNLNKLNNYQFLSSFISGNVDHSIGGRMDDPNTQPPRGLSRGFAIVTTGNKESSDKLIEYFDNVEFESRSLTVRYDKFPDFNNYILQQLNTDNNRGNFKEPSISSLAFERNSFQQKIYYGNTGYPSMVNSYLPYPVYYNNPMYYPAMNYPGPMPSHPQYPPSGPNHHPPQPSNYTSSPLNGYRHIQSQNWPPSNASRHDIPRNKIHSSPPNESTRTSRKGVDTPQLSDDEKARELVNSFRSLGLSSN; encoded by the coding sequence ATGTCTTCAAATGATGGAGagaattcttcaaatatttcaaatacaGAATATAACAAAAATGCTAATCCATTTTATCCCAGTTCATacaattattcatatttcgTAAGATTTTCAAACTTACCATTAGATGTAAATGAATCCCATTTGAGGAACTTATTGGACTCAATTATTATGAGTAATTTTGATGACAATAGTCCGCAgctaaatcaatataaaattgtGCAAttcgataataataatgttcataatgataatcaaaaatgttttgcaattattgaaattctgCATTGGGACTTTGGGGTTAGATTAATCGAAATCATGAATGGTTACGAATGGCTACTGAAGCAATTGGAAGCTAAAATTGTTCCAAATGATACGTATGATAACCTGAGCTATGCTTCACTGGACAGAAATAATTCCTATTATAATGGCTACTATTCTAACTATGCGTTTACCCCTGTTGCGCCCATGAACTACAACTACATGCCTTCTCCACAGCATTCAGCACAGATGTATCAGGCACAACATCAAAACAGTTATCCTAATTCGTATATATCAAGAAGATCGAGTAAATCTAGTGAATCTCGAAggaattcaagaaatagtACTTCTTCGTCCAAGCCGCTACCATCTTTTATAACAAACCTTGTCAACGAAAATGCGAATGATTCTGATGGTAGCAAATCGGATGTTACAAATGATGGCAACCTTCCTTCCTCAAGCGAATTCATAGTGGTCAAAAATGACGAAGGACAGTCGATAAAAGTTAATCCGTGCAGACTATTTATAGGAAATATTCCGTTTTCTTCTACATGGACaacgttgaaaaatttcttagTCCTGAAGTGTCATGAAATAGAGCCAAAGAACAATATACAAATCTTGCGAGTGGAAATTCCCATGCAACTGTTGACGTCCCAGTATAATTCTAACACTACACCCAATTCTGGTCTTAACGTTAACCTAAACAAGCTCAATAACTATCAATTCTTGTCTTCGTTTATATCTGGCAATGTTGATCACTCAATTGGTGGACGCATGGATGACCCGAATACCCAACCGCCTAGAGGATTGAGCAGGGGCTTTGCAATAGTGACCACAGGAAATAAAGAATCGCTGGATAAATTAatcgaatattttgataatgttgAATTCGAAAGCCGGTCCTTAACTGTTCGCTATGATAAATTTCCTgactttaataattatattttgcagCAATTGAACACCGACAATAATAGAGGTAACTTTAAGGAACCTTCCATAAGTAGCCTTgcttttgaaagaaatctGTTTCAACAAAAGATTTACTATGGCAACACAGGCTACCCATCTATGGTTAATAGCTATTTACCCTACCCTGTCTACTACAACAACCCGATGTATTACCCTGCCATGAACTACCCTGGCCCCATGCCTAGTCATCCACAATATCCACCTCTGGGTCcaaatcatcatcctcCCCAGCCATCAAACTATACTAGTTCCCCCTTGAATGGATATAGACATATTCAATCCCAAAATTGGCCCCCTTCAAACGCCTCTCGGCACGACATACCGAGAAACAAAATTCATTCAAGCCCACCCAATGAGAGCACTAGAACCTCTAGAAAGGGCGTCGATACACCACAACTAAGTGACGATGAAAAGGCAAGGGAGCTAGTCAACTCCTTCAGATCTTTGGGTTTGTCATCGAACTAA
- a CDS encoding DEHA2D16082p (weakly similar to uniprot|P36024 Saccharomyces cerevisiae YKR072C SIS2 Involved in cell cycle control and ion homeostasis) produces the protein MVSENGAPNRKDAELSKNEIKKEQNTNSESKSSSTPQDPPPFVRAISNLRCPSPPPILNNSNNNNATKKAASSSPISGNSMSMSTPNITQQRETIPAGGAVLKEKEKVANQSATSIIPPQGHEPSFNVPSVREPGSSVNFNHYISPISSPAGSHVTGSNNSLTSLDYVSNPPSQSAHHKVPSVHAHFYVDETVKPGKAINRSRSSSASDYPPASLPANGTRKSSKKEKGNDSNLFAPPSIDSVLGPNEQNSNIDPRLPQDDGKLHVLLGVCGALSTIKIKLIINKLVEIYTPDKISIQIILTKSSENFIPQEMLHHLENNKRIRVWRDSDEWNTWKTRSDPVLHIELRRWADILIVSPLTANTLSKISLGLCDNLLTNVIRAWNTSFPILLAPSMVSASYNAVTTKRQLRLISEEMPWIEFLKPVEKVVGSYGEIGMGGMMDWNEIVNRIVLKLGGYPDEEDEEDNEAEDEEKKDDNEEAIMDDDDDDDDDDDDDDDDDDDDDDDDDDDDDDDDDDDDDDDDDDDDNDGDDNTENKNSVSQTAENLQSLIIEEEESNNT, from the coding sequence ATGGTTTCAGAAAATGGTGCTCCAAATCGTAAGGACGCAGAATTGTCAAAAAACGAAATTAAAAAGGAACAAAATACCAATAGCGAATCAAAGTCATCCTCGACCCCCCAAGATCCACCGCCGTTTGTCAGAGCAATATCGAATTTGAGATGTCCATCGCCACCACCTATATTAAATAACagcaataataataacgCAACGAAGAAGGCTGCATCTTCATCGCCAATTCTGGGAAATTCAATGTCGATGTCTACTCCAAATATTACCCAGCAAAGGGAAACGATTCCGGCGGGAGGTGCAGTTTTGAAAGAGAAGGAAAAAGTAGCTAATCAGAGTgcaacttcaataatacCCCCGCAGGGCCATGAACCGTCTTTCAATGTTCCCCTGGTGCGGGAGCCAGGATCGAGTGTCAACTTCAATCATTATATAAGCCCAATTTCATCACCAGCAGGATCCCATGTTACGGGGTCCAACAATTCGTTAACTAGTTTGGACTATGTATCGAACCCTCCATCGCAAAGCGCTCATCATAAGGTTCCATCGGTTCACGCTCATTTTTATGTCGATGAAACTGTAAAACCGGGAAAAGCAATAAATAGATCAAGAAGCAGCTCTGCTAGTGATTACCCTCCTGCTTCATTACCAGCTAACGGCACAAGGAAATCCTCCAAAAAGGAGAAAGGAAATGATCTGAATTTATTTGCACCTCCAAGTATAGACAGTGTGCTTGGACCTAACGAGCAAAATAGCAATATAGATCCAAGACTTCCTCAAGATGATGGCAAATTGCATGTATTATTAGGTGTATGTGGTGCTTTGTCTACGATTAAAATTaaactaataataaacaagTTGGTCGAGATATATACGCCGGATAAAATATCGATCCAGATAATATTAACTAAATCGAGTGAGAATTTTATTCCTCAAGAGATGTTGCATCatttagaaaataataaaaggATCCGCGTTTGGAGAGATTCTGATGAATGGAATACCTGGAAAACAAGACTGGATCCTGTTTTGCATATCGAATTACGTCGTTGGGCCGATATCTTAATCGTCTCACCTTTAACTGCTAACACTTTATCTAAGATTTCATTAGGATTATGTGATAACTTATTAACCAATGTTATACGAGCATGGAATACCTCATTTCCTATTTTGCTAGCTCCTTCTATGGTTAGTGCGTCATATAATGCTGTTACAACTAAGAGGCAGTTACGATTAATTTCAGAAGAAATGCCATGGATAGAATTCTTGAAACCTGTAGAGAAAGTTGTGGGAAGTTATGGTGAAATAGGAATGGGTGGTATGATGGATTGGAATGAGATTGTCAATCGAATCGTATTAAAGTTGGGTGGTTATccagatgaagaagatgaagaagataatgaagctgaagatgaagaaaagaaagatgatAACGAAGAAGCAATTATggatgacgatgatgacgatgacgatgacgatgatgatgatgatgatgatgatgatgatgatgatgatgatgatgatgatgatgatgatgacgacgatgatgacgatgatgatgatgacgacgatgatgatgacaaCGATGGTGATGATAACACTGAGAATAAGAATTCTGTATCTCAAACTGCAGAAAACTTACAATCtttaattattgaagagGAAGAATCTAATAACACTTAA
- a CDS encoding DEHA2D16104p (some similarities with CA2572|IPF13766 Candida albicans IPF13766 unknown function), with the protein MNPHIKRRKVSSGKVTSESNIDILKFPDEIILQILSFLTISECFIVREITTSGTILAKLIDASIYGRVIVYRNQTSRSFLKSRHYKKPYEVVDQGKLYGLITNRNFIYERIKPHRFVLSFTANPHNRNSEEEESFLNEFESAFRQHSDYFRQATKFELYMDLGNKDHEIGTEKQEVRFLQRLLDSEDLSHNLSTLNIVKGQNYVDRERNEISDLLNSTLSTFKSLETVFLSTNNLQNINSLKYPDCLRSLDLIYNMIVQLPTNRSWLPSNLKYINLSCNEIVSLEGVEFPDTIEYMDIQLNTITSLSNINFPRNLKTLIACGNEITIEENIIIDLPSCLEILNLLQNPFENDLSIFNIPDSLRRIYFDARLKEVNSIHKNNHLVVYY; encoded by the coding sequence ATGAATCCACATATTAAACGTCGAAAAGTACTGTCTGGTAAAGTCACATCCGAATCGAATATCGACATTCTAAAATTTCCGGATGAAatcattcttcaaatcttATCATTCTTAACTATCTCCGAATGCTTCATTGTTAGAGAGATTACAACCAGCGGTACCATTTTGGCTAAACTAATCGACGCTAGTATTTACGGCAGAGTTATTGTATACAGAAACCAAACCAGTCGTTCGTTTTTAAAAAGCCGGCATTACAAGAAACCATACGAAGTGGTCGATCAAGGAAAGCTTTATGGATTAATTACGaatagaaattttatttatgaaCGTATAAAGCCTCATAGATTTGTCCTATCTTTTACAGCTAATCCTCATAATCGGAACctggaagaagaagaatctttCTTAAATGAGTTTGAAAGTGCATTTCGGCAACATAGTGATTATTTCAGGCAAGCTACAAAATTTGAGTTATATATGGACCTCGGGAATAAAGATCATGAAATAGGTACAGAGAAGCAAGAGGttcgatttcttcaaagatTATTGGATTCTGAAGATTTATCTCATAATTTATCGACGTTAAACATAGTGAAAGGGCAAAACTATGTCGATAGGGAAAGAAACGAAATAagtgatttattaaattctaCGCTAAGTACGTTTAAAAGCTTGGAAACTGTTTTCTTAAGTACAAATaacttgcaaaatataaatagtttAAAATACCCCGACTGTCTTAGGTCGTTGgatttgatttataatatGATAGTACAATTACCTACGAATAGGCTGTGGTTGCcatcaaatttaaaatacATAAATTTATCGTGCAACGAAATTGTTTCGTTGGAAGGAGTTGAATTCCCTGACACGATTGAATACATGGACATTCAACTAAACACAATTACATccttatcaaatattaattttccCCGGAACTTAAAGACTTTAATAGCTTGTGGGAATGAAATTACtatcgaagaaaatataataatagacTTACCTTCATGTttggaaatattaaatttgctTCAAAACCCTTTCGAAAATGATTTAAGTATCTTCAACATCCCTGATTCGTTACGAAGGATATATTTTGACGCACGTTTGAAAGAGGTTAATTCTATTCACAAAAACAATCATCTTGTTGTCTATTATTGA
- a CDS encoding DEHA2D16126p (weakly similar to uniprot|P50275 Saccharomyces cerevisiae YOR058C ASE1 Member of a family of microtubule-associated proteins (MAPs) that function at the mitotic spindle midzone), which translates to MTDLNEELPIQTPSKPVSRMPSKVHDNHSNMEEMMDCESTLAADSQEPERNEVDTAMTSKDRHLDIIAMDVNNTIQELNKIYNQIGYSTTEISIKKSEIFTVIEDTISNFTSSLQREKNNIENECEWLRQQIRIILAMVNDNNGEKALSLTERGIVFSNRTMYEQGYKDDILTKLANIQNRKQNFYANSPFNITSTGIPQTDFSFESQYEYMLNNIPELSLLQLKNKLNSTFLEVLKIFIRCFKKLNDHTITYLDFHDAIGEYYSPDAKVMILKTLPSREEAEQHKVLIEQFESTIKYLKLSKKDSKVEPIMNLKSKNGDEFAVIISSPRKADAKTNNTSSSTGNNQNENTESGTENPMNQLRDLNYKIVRVIRSLKFTKITNEFLSNIQTEIEHCEIEFNDRNDQMKAIINKCFEHINILNLNEEQVINIQKQYDITDSKNGSAGNDGYFDIETLRFIQTNPKEFGLNDNHLNFVGKFADILQKIRDAKQMKWDYYLTSCKSLWTKLGESNEYISTFLNANSSLTDISLMNFKMELNRLYMRRSEFIENFIIDSRMEIEELWNKMYFADDQKKCFKHYNYDVNDDDLDKETVLNEHEVELSRLKKEYESKEHILKMYTQLNDLVKDQNFLKDSSKDSSRLLSKNSCKILLNEEKIRKRIIKNMPKLVDGLKADVIKYNHEQLSSGSKPFTINGEDFFEKLLIIESEQSNQGTNRNSRNKFRNNTSESPKKISNNPKSSPLKSTGRSPIIQARGGSTTSSVNRTRGPSPYARKSPLRVSPLRNQQAIKKPINKHTKAAPPKSFTTIHQNSKFANAINLSLSSHSDSTSSSSLESPIRTASRTNSNMTKFMDARLQPLNSPLTFNNDETIRIFHDNDDITNHSHISRLSPLRFNTSLNIDNGVNNKSEKVDFTPIQKYGFIDSSYIDDRKKKDVRVNKYALSPIKVIAIDDDKENEDTNAMTSKNMTCDSSTIIGDDYQAWRDERIRQLNSLT; encoded by the coding sequence ATGACCGATTTAAACGAAGAGTTGCCTATTCAGACACCAAGTAAGCCTGTATCAAGGATGCCTTCCAAAGTTCATGACAATCATAGCAATATGGAAGAAATGATGGATTGTGAGTCAACGTTGGCAGCAGACTCACAAGAGCCAGAGAGGAATGAAGTCGACACAGCCATGACATCAAAGGATAGACATTTGGATATCATTGCGATGGATGTTAACAATACTATCCAAGAGCTCAATAAGATATACAACCAAATAGGGTATTCGACAACAGAAATATCCATAAAGAAGTCGGAAATATTTACTGTAATTGAAGATACTATAAGCAATTTTACGTCTAGTTTACAACGGgagaagaataatattgaaaatgaatgtGAATGGTTACGACAACAGATACGAATAATATTAGCCATGGTGAATGACAACAACGGAGAAAAAGCTCTATCATTAACAGAAAGAGGAATAGTATTCAGTAATAGAACAATGTACGAACAAGGATATAAGGATGATATACTAACTAAGTTGGCCAATATACAAAATAGAAAACAGAATTTCTACGCAAATTCTCCCTTCAATATTACTTCTACCGGGATACCACAGACGGATTTCTCATTCGAAAGTCAATATGAGTATATGCTTAACAATATCCCTGAGTTATCGTTATTACAACTCAAGAATAAGTTGAATTCTACCTTCCTAGAAgttttgaagatatttaTTAGGTGTTTTAAGAAACTAAATGATCATACAATCACATATCTCGATTTTCATGACGCTATAGGCGAGTATTATTCGCCAGACGCCAAAGTTATGATACTAAAGACTTTGCCAAGCAGGGAAGAGGCAGAGCAACATAAGGTATTGATAGAACAATTCGAGTCGACTATTAAATAtctcaaattatcaaagaaGGATTCTAAGGTTGAaccaataatgaatttaaagagTAAGAATGGTGATGAGTTTGCAGTAATCATATCTAGTCCTCGCAAAGCGGATGCAAAAACCAATAATACATCCCTGAGTACGGGCAATAACCAGAATGAAAATACGGAATCAGGTACTGAGAACCCGATGAACCAATTACGAGATTTGAACTATAAAATTGTACGAGTAATACGAAGTTTGAAGTTTACAAAAATTACTAATGAATTCTTGTCTAACATCCAGACAGAAATAGAACACtgtgaaattgaatttaacGATAGAAACGATCAAATGAAAGCGATAATTAATAAGTGCTTTGaacatataaatattttgaatttaaatgaagaacaagTTATTAATATCCAAAAGCAATACGATATAACCGATAGTAAAAATGGTTCAGCAGGAAACGATGGCTACTTTGATATAGAGACTCTCAGATTCATACAGACTAACCCGAAAGAATTTGGTCTTAATGATAACCATTTAAATTTCGTGGGGAAATTCGCTGATATATTGCAAAAGATTAGGGATGCCAAACAAATGAAATGGGATTACTATTTAACATCATGCAAGTCCTTATGGACTAAACTAGGAGAAAGTAATGAGTATATTTCTACTTTCTTAAATGCAAATAGTTCCTTGACAGATATttcattgatgaatttcaaaatggAATTAAATAGATTATACATGAGGCGGTCCGAATTCATCGAGAATTTCATAATCGACAGCAGGATGGAGATTGAGGAGTTATGGAATAAAATGTATTTCGCTGATGATCAGAAGAAATGCTTTAAGCACTATAACTATGatgttaatgatgatgatttagaCAAGGAAACTGTTTTGAATGAACATGAAGTAGAATTGTCCAGATTAAAAAAGGAATATGAATCGAAAGAACACATTTTAAAAATGTATACCCAGTTGAATGATTTGGTCAAGGAtcaaaatttcttgaaggaTTCTTCTAAAGATTCTTCTAGATTATTAAGTAAGAATTCGTGCAAAATATTACtcaatgaagaaaagataagaaaaagaataatcAAGAATATGCCGAAATTGGTAGATGGTTTGAAAGCTGATGTTATTAAGTATAATCACGAACAATTAAGTTCTGGCAGTAAACCATTTACAATAAATGGGGAAGACTTTTTCGAGAAGCTATTGATTATTGAATCTGAACAACTGAACCAAGGAACCAATCGAAACTCAAGGAATAAATTCCGTAATAATACATCGGAGTCCCCAAAAAAGATCAGCAACAACCCTAAGTCTTCGCCATTAAAATCTACAGGTAGATCGCCTATAATCCAGGCCAGGGGTGGATCAACTACAAGTTCTGTGAATAGAACTAGGGGGCCTTCACCTTACGCAAGAAAATCCCCATTAAGAGTATCACCCTTGAGAAATCAACAAGCAATCAAAAAGCCAATCAATAAGCATACTAAAGCGGCTCCACCAAAGTCATTCACAACAATTCACCAGAATAGCAAGTTTGCAAATGCTATAAATTTGAGCTTAAGTAGTCACAGTGATTCAACATCTAGTTCAAGTCTCGAGAGTCCAATTAGGACAGCTTCAAGAAcgaattcaaatatgacCAAATTTATGGATGCACGCTTACAACCATTGAATTCACCTTTGACTTTCAACAACGACGAGACAATTCGAATCTTCCATGACAATGATGACATAACTAACCATTCACACATTTCTAGATTATCTCCATTAAGATTCAATACCTCAttgaatattgataatggtgTTAACAATAAATCAGAAAAAGTCGATTTTACACCAATACAAAAATATGGATTTATTGATAGTTCTTATATTGATGatagaaaaaaaaaggatGTGAGGGTAAATAAATATGCCTTATCCCCCATTAAGGTTATAGCGATCGATGACGATAAAGAAAACGAGGATACGAATGCAATGACATCAAAGAATATGACTTGCGATAGTTCTACAATTATTGGGGATGACTACCAAGCATGGAGAGACGAAAGAATACGACAACTAAATAGTTTAACTTAG